aatgtcatttttttcccttttatagCTCGAGCACTAAATTTGACTCAGGATCAGGTAAGTTCAGTCATCGTTGTTCCAGTTTCTCCTGTGTGCTCGCTTCTATCTGTGTGCTAACGTGTTCCTAACGTGACACCGGCATGTGTTCAGGCTGGCCATCCTTCTTTGACCTGGTGAAGGAGGAGTCTATAACCCTGTCAGATGACTTCTCCTATGGGATGCACAGAGTGGAGACCACCTGCAGCCAGGTACAACACAAACCTTGCATTAGCCTGCACCGCTCTTGCCCTTCATCCAtctcttttttccccagatCTCCCTGGACCAGTCACAAATGTGTCACAGGGCAAAAATCGTGTTCAGACcaacaatatttttattatataatagaatttctttcctgttgtgtttcagtgtggagCTCATCTGGGACATCTGTTTGACGATGGACCGAAACCCACGGGGAAACGCTACTGCATTAACTCAGCCTCGCTGGCTTTCCAGCCCACCAAGacagactcctccacctccagctccagccccagctccagctctgcgGCTGAGTGTGGAGCTGCCAGCTGCTCAGTGAGTGATGGGAAGACAGGTTAGAGACAGACTAGGGAACCACACCAGACTGACGACTGTGCCTATGCAGGGAGAAAAGTTCACATCAATAAAATATGTAGGAGTTTTATAGCAAAAGGAAGGAAGGTTCTCAGGCATCAGACCCAGACCAAATCCTCTGATGTACAGcagggtccaaaagtctgagaccacattCAAAATCTCTAATATTCTCACGTAAAcctggaaataatcagaaacTCTGAGGATTTCATATCAggtaaaatgaagaagaaatatttcagattCTGCTTTATTTCTTGGTCAGCAGTCAAATTTAAGCAAATGCGCATGGAGCTCTGAAACGCTTTGCTCAGACTGGATCAGACAATGATtccaaacacacctcaaagctTTTGTAAGAACTACTTGAAGACCAAGGAGTCCCAGAGTCACCTGACCACCACCCCGCTGAACATTTATGGGGGGGGGGCACTTGCAGACTGAGGAGGTCAGGGATTCTGTGACTCCACAAGAAACTGATATTATCATCTGTAAAACAAATGCAGAATAAACATATCTTGACAAACTGGTCTCAGACATTTGGATCTCAGTGTCATCAAGCACAGAGGAAAGTGCATGTTTTCCAAAACAGCCATTTTTGTGGCCTGAGTAGAAGCTGCACGACACACTACATACGCTGACTGCCTTAAAGCGAACTTTCAGTATTTGTCAACCTGGGTGTTACTCTCAGATTGTTCTCTGGTGGGAGTACTGGTCTTGATAACATTGTGTTCATAGAGATACGGGAAGCAGGAAGCGGCTGTGTGCTGTGGTATGAACTATGACCACGAACATGGAACAAACATATAACATCCATGCTGACAAATCATATTCTCCCTTTAATTTCCTTTCGGTCTGGGTAGTAGCATTTGGTCTGCCAATTTATACACAGATGAAGGGCTGTgttgtagacacacacacacacacaaatatatatatattattatattattatattgaAGTGATATTTGATACTGAGAGGTTGATTTAATGATATTACCTATGCAAGTGCCCCTGCCAGCAGTGACACAGGCAGTAACAGAGCTGTGACAGATGGCATCTTATAGAGAACAAATAAAGTGCTGTGG
The nucleotide sequence above comes from Toxotes jaculatrix isolate fToxJac2 chromosome 22, fToxJac2.pri, whole genome shotgun sequence. Encoded proteins:
- the msrb3 gene encoding methionine-R-sulfoxide reductase B3 isoform X2, which translates into the protein MSGFNLLHLITKSQPVTLRSCSLPSGARRTKKTWPVSFPQEELRKRLTPMQYHVTQERGTESAFTGEFTHHKDEGIYTCVVCGTQLFISSTKFDSGSGWPSFFDLVKEESITLSDDFSYGMHRVETTCSQCGAHLGHLFDDGPKPTGKRYCINSASLAFQPTKTDSSTSSSSPSSSSAAECGAASCSVSDGKTG
- the msrb3 gene encoding methionine-R-sulfoxide reductase B3 isoform X1; the encoded protein is MDVLLRRGLSVALHLAVCSSVCRPALRVAVLGARRTKKTWPVSFPQEELRKRLTPMQYHVTQERGTESAFTGEFTHHKDEGIYTCVVCGTQLFISSTKFDSGSGWPSFFDLVKEESITLSDDFSYGMHRVETTCSQCGAHLGHLFDDGPKPTGKRYCINSASLAFQPTKTDSSTSSSSPSSSSAAECGAASCSVSDGKTG